The window CTTAGAAATTCTCAAGAAACAagttttcattattaataaatgAGAGTAGACATCTCAGTGACACAAATCTTAGCAATAGTTGTTCACTTTTTTGATGAACAATCGCTTAATGTCAAGGATGCTCTTCTGGATGCAAATGTAGTAGAAAATCAGGGTTTGTATGATGCTGTCAAGTCTACGCTTACAAAAGATGTATCTATGAGCAAACATATTTGGATTTGCCAGCGATAATTGCTCAACAATGATGGGTAACAAGAGCGGGTTTCAAAAGTTATTGAGAAACGATATTCCAACTGTATTTACAACAGGCTGTGTTTGCCATTCATTTGCACTTTGTTCAAGTCATGCAGTGAAGGTGTTACCTTCGTATCTCGAGTCCTTTTTAAAAGACTTCTTACTTTTCTCGAAGTAGCAAACGTCAAAATGACTTCAATATGATACAGTGTTGTTGGTACAAACGAAAACAAGATTCCAAAGCTTTCGCAAGCTGTCACGTGAAACTGTAATTAACGTTATAATAGAACAGTGGGATGctcttgtactttattttcagtcagaggctaaagtagaaaaagTGGACGGAGCAAAAAGGATCTATGAAACAATGATTAACAAAGGGACGGAGAACATGCTGCTCTTActttatatattaaagaaagtaaatactCTTAATGTCGAGTTTCAATCGGAATACTTTTGACTGCATCTGTGGCATAGACTCGTATTCAGTGACTATAAAAGTATCCTTAGTTGCTTTTATAAAAGAGGATGTTTTAGCTGTATCTAAATTATTAGATATTGATCTTAATAACACAACAAATCACAAACATATGAGTGATATTTACCTCGGTGGACTTGCAATGAGATATCTCGAACAAAACCCTATCGTTGGTGACTCAGCTAGATTCAAAACTGATTGCAAAAAATTTTCAGTAGAATTATGCTCTCAAATAAAAATGTGCTTTCCACTCGAAGAAACTGGAGTGTTCGGCCTCTTAGAAGTACTTGATCCAAAAGTAGCGTGCGATCTCTCTAACTCTCCAGAAAACACTTGATGAAATAGATGATGGGTGGAGATTATTTTGGCAATATAAAGATATTCTTGTTTCCTCAAAAAGCATCCCTGAATTTTGGTATTCCATACGCAATCTTAAAGACATGTTTGACCACTGTAAATTTGAGAAGCTGTCACAATTCATGACTAATTTAACGGTGTTACCTCATTCATTAGTGTGCGTGGAGCACATATTTTCCCAAGTAAATTGCACAAAGACAAAGTTCACTAATTGGCAGAAACGATCACTGATCGTCTACTCACTAAACAAGCAATTACAAGAAAGGGAGCGTCATGCATTTCTTTGGAGCCAAACGCTAAACTTATTAAAGATGTAGAGGATGGGTCTTGTCATCGTAGAAAATGAGTCTATCACCATTGAAGGAGTGACTGAAGATAATGTGGATATGTATGAAATTGACAATTAGTTGCCATATGATATAAAGTACGTATTAAATTCTGTATTCATTTtgtcatatattttatcattaaattaCCAATTATATACCTATTTTCTAGCATCTGGGTGTTTTATTTGATGAGTGGCAACCCTGCTGTTGCCATGGCTTATGCTTATagtgcattaatattcctcgcactttccattgctttgttgcctttattgaactcataaagcaaactataccgaatatgctcttttgtcacttccaatatagctttgaaaaaataactgctaaaatcgaactgcactcttcaaaacttgcacaaaGAATAAGGACAacgtaaaattactacctgcttttatagcaagttaatgcaggtagtttatccccttCTGACTTTAATTCATGCAATGGAGAAAACCGTattgtttatgggatgacccaatataaatCCCTGCATTTATCCATTTGCTAAAATGATTAGTCACTGAATGAAGGGAGTTAACTCCCTTCTGTAAATTTACGTGCctaacatctgtatatatatatataaggcaggatgtgtgcgtgtatatgtgattgTAGTTTATAcatatccacaaattagcacgcatgttgctcaaattttaggaggacatttgttaCGAAcatagctgtattttcgtcaaattattttcccccaAGGCACCCGCGAATAGCGGTAAATGATTTTGAGTCATAACTTCAATTTTCACAGTGGAGAAATCCACTGTAATGACGCCATTATTGTTGACAAGACAtaagttaagtccccttctagcgaccGTGTaaagagaggtagggagagagagagagagataacagattaaaaaaatttctttttagtgagtgattgacagacaaaaacagacagacaggtattgttatgtatgtatgtatgtgtgaatggcttcagtcacacacacactcatacgagcATTTATGCGTACAAAACAGATGCATGCAATGTGTGTGttgaccgtgtatatatatatatatatatatataaagctgaagttgtctgtgtatggcaggtttggtagccttcaactaacactatctcttccaaGACCCTGctgcacaagttgaccaaaattgagagtatgatagaagaaggcttgctcttccttccatagaagaaaaaattcaaatcagaccatgttaacaccaaaaattatttacatcagaaaggtgctttttttctatgaaaatccctattttttacaatttttttcctgttgtgtcaccatttttcggtgtatttcaaccagaaaagtgttcacttaaagagaataacaagctacatgttgcaaaatttttacttttcaaaaattccaaatataaagggtcgaaacaaacccgagcaacgcagaGCGATACTGCCAGTACACGgctaataatacacacacagaaatgtacatacatacacatcattatcatcatcatcaccaccaaaaccacctaTGTTCACTTCtgtatgctgtcatgggttgaacAGGTCTCAACATCTCATCATCTGGTACACAGCAAAATACAAAACTGCCATCTTCTATATGTATGATTTTTACAGCAGGATGTTCTTTCCtccaccaaccacattacagcaTAAACTTCgagcataaaaatattttattatgccACTGTATTAAAAATGTTGCCCCCCAACAAGACTGAAGCAAACTCTGTCCTTTATCTCCTctattccttgttttttttttatagttggatacccttcttacTGTCTCTCATTTTATGACATGAACTGGTTATATTCTATTGTATCACTAGCACTAAAGACATTGTCTCCGACAAGTGTCCCCTCTACTTTATATTGCCTCTATTTGCTCCAACCTATCATTAACCATCATATATAATTGCAGTTTTAATTCAGAGTTAACACTCTGGCTTGTGGCAGAATCCCCATATCCTCCATGTGATTAGGGCAGAGCTCTTTCCATATTCTGTTGGGATTGTGCAAATTATCCAGCTTTTTTTATAACTTGCCTTTACTACTTTGGTGGGAATTAGGGTCTGTGTTTATTCTTGCTTGTAAGGAAAATGGGTATATTGTTGTTTCAGTAATGAAACAGAGAAAAGCTTTTACAAGAGTAGTTAGCACTTTTGGATAAAAACATAGTATGGATATTACATGTATGGTGATGCAAACAAGAGAAATATGAGTTCTGTGGGTAGGCACTTTTAATATTTAGtggaagcaacagagtgactcaagggtcgagagtttcatgcattggctTATCAGTTTCATAAGTGCCtcccgtaaatccttgagtataatctgcatttttttgccaaaatttaaaggtcaaaatccctagtgcgtactatatacgaggttaaaaacgaaaattattttcaaagcaaTGTCAGAgactatttgctgtccagcaatgtttattccgacgcattttgtgatgttgggcgtgaaaataccttaaggtaagcttgaaagcaatgaggttgtaaaagaatcatccataacttgcaataactgacatttattaaatgttattactgttatttctttattttctgcaaacaaaatgcacaaaaaagctacatgtttgcattatgttatatatacaataataataaaggacgttactgtatacagttttacaaaccaaggatgttatatagacctccttgactcaagatagagaaggggtgcgtattatacacaaggtttaggcttttcagtggtacagccccctaaaaatcccctgtgtattatactcaagggcagactatacttgaggatttacggtatgcatTAAATTCTTGGCTCTTGAATCATTCTATTgtttctactaaatattaataaaaatgtagtATGGATATTAGATATAAGAAAATGTCTCTGTTACCGCAATAGTTTAACTTTTGCctgatttttattgtttctttttcagtGTGGCCATTTTAAAGTACCTTACGATCAAAAATAATCTAGCTGACCATTGGTACCCAAAAGATTTCCATACTCAGTTGCGTGTTGATGAATACCTCCACTGGCAACATTTTAACACACGCCTCAATGCTGCTATGGTGTTTCGGAATCTGGTATGATGTTTTACtacttttaaaaaacaaaattttaaaacctACAAAACTAAATGATATTTGTACTGTATGTTAAGTATGATCATTCTGGTACTAGATTTTATAGACACTTgagaaataaaaggcaaagttgactttaaccatggcagaatttgaactcagaatgtaatgagttgGGAAAAGTATTGCTACGCATTTTCTCTGATGCTCTAACTATTCTGCTAGCTTACCtcttttaataattgtttctaatttaggcttaAATCCAGTAATTTTGTAGAGAAGGGGGCCAGTCATGTCAGTACTTGACTAGTTCTTATTTTGATCTTTGCAGTACTTGAACTTAAAAATTAAAGAGCCAGACCAAATATCTCAAGACATCtgtttaatgataatgataatgataataataataataataataataataataatccttcctactaaaggcgccaagcttgaaattttgggagaggaataGCTGATTGcttcaaccctagtacttgactggtacttaatttattgaccctgaaaggatgaaagacaaagtcgaccttgctggaatttgaactcagacataaagacagatgaaatgccactaagcattttgcccagtgtgctaacgattctgcaagcttgccacTTTtgttgataataatggtttcaaatttcgctacaagtgcagcaattttggggagggaatgAGTCAATTActctgaccccagtgttcaattataCTAATTTTTtcaactctaaaaggatgaaaggcaaagctgacctcagtggaatctaaactcagaatgtaataacgggcaaaataccgctaagcatttcatccagtgtgctaacagttctaccagtTTGTCACcttctcaatgataataataataataatgtctctgataaaagtacaaggccagcaattttttgagGAGTGGGGTTAAATTGATatcatcaacaccagtacttgattgttactttatttacagtgggatgaaaggcagagtcgatctTGGCAGGGCTTGAATTCAGGATGTAAAGAGGTAGAatgaatactgcaaagcattttttcaatactttagtgattctgccagctctccaccttactATTCATAATGTTTTCATATATGGGAGAATTATCTCAACTCTGTAGAAGTGGTGAAATAGGAAgttgcgtgtgcacacacacacagacttttacacacatatgcacatgcagaactacattcatgcacatacatacacaagcacatgtgtGTATCAGTTACTTTCAAATcaatttgtaaataatttcaatCTATTTTTCTTGCAGCTGCTGGAACCCCAGCTGACAGGGAAACCAATTTCCTGGAAAAGAGTCgagttttttaaaaatgaattggCAACAACTGTTGAACACTTAGACAAAGCTTTTCTCCAAGACGGACCATATTTAGCTGgtcagaaaaaaatatcaatctgTGATATTCTTGGTGCTTGTGAACTGATGCAGCTCAATGCTGTTCATGAAGAAGCTTGTTATGAAAGTAACAGTAATGTTAACTCTTGGATGCAACGAGTGAAGAAAGATTTGTCCCCGCATTTTGATGAAGCTCACAAAATTGTTTATAGAGCAAGAGAAGTATTTGGTGAATCTAAAAGTAAGCTATAAATGGTAATAGGAATGTATGTTGCTGTCTTATTCAGTAGTTcctaaactattttttaaaatctgtaccTTGCTTTGGagcaaataaaaatatcaaag of the Octopus sinensis linkage group LG1, ASM634580v1, whole genome shotgun sequence genome contains:
- the LOC115214875 gene encoding glutathione S-transferase theta-1 gives rise to the protein MASLKVYYDLLSQPSRAIYIFLKINNIPFIDKPVALRKVEHKNEEYTKVNCFQKVPAIDDDGFVLRESVAILKYLTIKNNLADHWYPKDFHTQLRVDEYLHWQHFNTRLNAAMVFRNLLLEPQLTGKPISWKRVEFFKNELATTVEHLDKAFLQDGPYLAGQKKISICDILGACELMQLNAVHEEACYESNSNVNSWMQRVKKDLSPHFDEAHKIVYRAREVFGESKSKL